The Theropithecus gelada isolate Dixy chromosome 11, Tgel_1.0, whole genome shotgun sequence genome includes a region encoding these proteins:
- the CNPY2 gene encoding protein canopy homolog 2 — MKGWGWLALLLGALLGTAWARRSQDLHCGACRALVDELEWEIAQVDPKKTIQMGSFRINPDGSQSVVEVPYARSEAHLTELLEEICDRMKEYGEQIDPSTHRKNYVRVVGRNGESNELDLQGIRIDSDISGTLKFACESIVEEYEDELIEFFSREADNVKDKLCSKRTDLCDHALHISHDEL; from the exons ATGAAAGGCTGGGGTTGGCTGGCCCTGCTTCTGGGGGCCCTGCTGGGAACCGCCTGGGCTCGGAGGAGCCAGGATCTCCACTGTGGAG CGTGCAGGGCTCTGGTGGATGAACTAGAATGGGAAATTGCCCAGGTGGACCCCAAGAAGACTATTCAGATGGGATCTTTCCGGATCAATCCAGATGGCAGCCAGTCAGTGGTGGAG GTGCCTTATGCCCGCTCAGAGGCCCACCTCACAGAGCTGCTGGAGGAGATATGTGACCGGATGAAGGAGTATGGGGAACAGATTGATCCTTCCACCCATCGCAAGAACTATGTACGTGTAGTGGGCCGGAATGGAGAATCCAATGAACTGGACCTACAAGGCATCCGAATTGACTCAGATATCAGTGGCACCCTCAAGTTTGCG TGTGAGAGCATTGTGGAGGAATACGAGGATGAACTCATTGAATTCTTTTCCCGAGAGGCTGACAATGTTAAAGACAAACTTTGCAGTAAGCGAACAG ATCTTTGTGACCATGCCCTGCACATATCGCATGATGAGCTATGA